The Macrobrachium nipponense isolate FS-2020 chromosome 19, ASM1510439v2, whole genome shotgun sequence genome contains a region encoding:
- the LOC135212081 gene encoding golgin subfamily A member 6-like protein 22 has translation MRKSAELRRDRESLWSSGKTEKVCGGRKRQRKSAELGRDRESLWRSEETEKVCGTRETRRKSVCFESQRSSERSLWCSREQRKSVCSRDRRSLWTETILEKVCGDRKNEEKILVELEETRRKSVEIGRRGEKSVVAGETRRREKRELRETREKGRTSRKSVESSETREKSVEIGRHGESLGAWEIARERKSVEKSWETRRSLWRNRETGKVGLRSETRRKSVERSSRDEEKVLWKGARETRRKSVEKSETIEKVCVESLVRRGESLWRSGERGESLVERNRGESLCEGKWGRGGKVCGVRERREKSVERNEEKVCGASETRRKVCGGSGERGKICGASRAREKVVLGDGKGAWELGRESLLELWRRGESLWSLGRREKSVELCGRRGESLLELLWRDEEKVCGSFGRRGESLCSLGRQRERVSVSSGDEEKVLSELGRRGETWSRGESLWSSGDEEKVCGARETRRKSVELGRRGESLWSSGDEEKVCGARETRRKSVELGRRGVKSCGARETRRKSVGGALNEEKVCGTGESLWSWETEKSLWSSGDEEKVCGARETRRKSVELGRRRKSGAGDEEKSVELETRRKSVELGRRGESLWSSGDEEKVCGARETRRKSVELGRRGESLWSLGDEEKVCGAWETRRKSVELGRRGDESSSVELGGLLRKVCGAGERSLWSLGDEEKVVGAHEMRRKSVELS, from the exons ATGAGAAAGTCGGCGGAGCTCCGGAGAGACAGAGAAAGTCTGTGGAGCTCAGGAAAGACAGAGAAAGTCTGTGGAGGTCGGAAGAGACAGAGAAAGTCGGCGGAGCTCGGGAGAGACAGAGAAAGTCTGTGGAGGTCGGAAGAGACAGAAAAAGTCTGTGGAACTCGAGAGACAAGGAGAAAGTCTGTGTGCTTCGAGAGTCAAAGGAGCAGCGAAAGAAGTCTGTGGTGCTCGAGAGAGCAGAGAAAGTCTGTGTGCTCGAGAGACAGGAGAAGTCTGTGGACGGAGACAATTTTGGAGAAAGTCTGTGGCGACCGGAAGAACGAGGAGAAAATCCTTGTGGAGCTCGAGGAGACAAGGAGAAAGTCTGTGGAGATCGGGAGACGAGGAGAAAAGTCTGTGGTCGCGGGAGAAACCCGGAGGAGGGAAAAGCGGGAGCTGAGGGAGACGAGGGAGAAA GGGAGAACGAGTAGAAAGTCTGTGGAGAGCTCGGAGACGAGAGAAAAGTCTGTGGAGATCGGGAGACACGGAGAAAGTCTGGGAGCTTGGGAGATCGCACGAGAAAGAAAGTCTGTGGAGAAATCTTGGGAGACGAGGAGGAGTCTGTGGAGAAATCGGGAGACGGGAAAAGTAGGCTTGAGATCGGAGACGAGGAGAAAGTCTGTGGAAAGGAGCTCGAGAGACGAGGAGAAAGTCCTGTGGAAAGGAGCTCGAGAGACGAGGAGAAAGTCTGTGGAGAAATCGGAGACGATTGAGAAAGTCTGTGTGGAAAGTCTTGTGAGACGAGGAGAAAGTCTGTGGAGATCGGGAGAACGAGGAGAAAGTCTTGTGGAGAGGAACCGAGGAGAAAGTCTGTGTGAAGGGAAATGGGGACGAGGAGGAAAAGTCTGTGGAGTTCGGGAGAGACGGGAAAAGTCTGTGGAACGGAACGAGGAGAAAGTCTGTGGAGCTTCGGAGACGAGGAGAAAAGTCTGTGGAGGCtcgggagagagaggaaaaatctgTGGAGCTTCGAGAGCGAGGGAGAAAGTCGTGTTGGGAGACGGGAAAGGAGCTTGGGAGCTTGGGAGAGAAAGTCTGTTGGAGCTTTGGAGACGAGGAGAAAGTCTGTGGAGCTTGGGGAGACGAGAGAAGTCTGTGGAGCTTTGTGGGAGACGAGGAGAAAGTCTGCTGGAGCTCTTGTGGAGAGACGAGGAGAAAGTCTGTGGGAGCTTTGGGAGACGAGGAGAAAGTCTGTGTAGCTTGgggagacagagggagagagtttcTGTGAGCTCGGGAGACGAGGAGAAAGTGCTGTCGGAGCTTGGGAGACGAGGAGAAA CTTGGAGCCGAGGAGAAAGTCTGTGGAGCTCGGGAGACGAGGAGAAAGTCTGTGGAGCTCGGGAGACGAGGAGAAAGTCTGTGGAGCTCGGGAGACGAGGAGAAAGTCTGTGGAGCTCGGGAGACGAGGAGAAAGTCTGTGGAGCTCGGGAGACGAGGAGAAAGTCTGTGGAGCTTGGGAGACGAGGAGTAAAGTCTTGTGGAGCTCGAGAGACGAGGAGAAAGTCTGTGGGGGGAGCTTTGAACGAGGAGAAAGTCTGTGGAACAGGAGAAAGTCTGTGGAGCTGGGAGACGGAGAAAAGTCTGTGGAGCTCGGGAGACGAGGAGAAAGTCTGTGGAGCTCGAGAGACGAGGAGAAAGTCTGTGGAGCTTGGGAGACGGAGAAAGTCTGGAGCTGGAGACGAGGAGAAATCTGTGGAGCTTGAGACGAGGAGAAAGTCTGTGGAGCTCGGGAGACGAGGAGAAAGTCTGTGGAGCTCGGGAGACGAGGAGAAAGTCTGTGGAGCTCGGGAGACGAGGAGAAAGTCTGTGGAGCTTGGGAGACGAGGAGAAAGTCTGTGGAGCTTGGGAGACGAGGAGAAAGTCTGTGGAGCTTGGGAGACGAGGAGAAAGTCTGTGGAGCTCGGGAGACGAGGAGATGAAAGTTCGTCTGTGGAGCTGGGAGGACTATTGAGAAAAGTCTGTGGAGCGGGAGAGAGAAGTCTGTGGAGCTTGGGAGACGAGGAAAAAGTCGTTGGAGCTCACGAGATGAGGAGAAAGTCTGTGGAGCTTAGCTAG